The following proteins are co-located in the Pedobacter sp. FW305-3-2-15-E-R2A2 genome:
- a CDS encoding cold shock domain-containing protein: MQEGTVKFFNESKGFGFIVPANGDAEIFVHVTGLTGPIRENDTVTYDVENGKKGLNATNVKVI; encoded by the coding sequence ATGCAAGAAGGAACAGTAAAATTTTTTAATGAGTCAAAAGGATTTGGCTTTATCGTACCTGCCAACGGAGATGCAGAAATCTTTGTTCATGTGACTGGACTAACAGGTCCAATCAGAGAGAACGACACCGTTACTTATGATGTTGAAAATGGCAAAAAAGGCCTGAACGCAACGAATGTTAAAGTCATCTAA
- a CDS encoding isoprenylcysteine carboxylmethyltransferase family protein, whose amino-acid sequence MKSLALKNILFVILQPGIVAGAVPYLLVRNKLSRLLNLPFQEHQYLALLLFLAGMAIVFHCVFRFFKDGLGTLSPVIPTKQLVIGGLYQYSRNPMYIGVMLLLTGEVLFCTTVNLLIYAILVFIAFHLFVVFKEEPRLKRDFGEQYNNYKHQVRRWI is encoded by the coding sequence ATGAAGTCGCTTGCCTTAAAAAACATACTGTTTGTGATCCTGCAACCAGGTATTGTAGCCGGAGCGGTTCCCTATTTACTGGTAAGGAACAAGCTGTCAAGACTTCTCAACCTACCTTTTCAAGAGCATCAGTACCTGGCTCTTCTTTTATTTTTAGCCGGGATGGCCATTGTATTTCATTGCGTATTTCGTTTTTTTAAAGACGGACTGGGGACGCTTTCTCCCGTTATCCCCACCAAACAACTGGTGATCGGTGGCCTCTACCAATACTCCAGAAATCCAATGTATATCGGCGTCATGCTCCTACTGACCGGCGAAGTTCTTTTCTGCACTACGGTCAATCTATTGATTTATGCCATCCTGGTTTTTATCGCCTTCCACCTTTTCGTGGTATTTAAGGAAGAACCACGGTTAAAAAGAGATTTTGGCGAGCAATACAATAACTATAAGCATCAGGTTAGAAGATGGATTTAA
- a CDS encoding Crp/Fnr family transcriptional regulator, translated as MEKAVSLDEALDLISEKYVKLKPESRAALKECAKIEVLERNTTLVSANQYSKTLMFMVTGALRAYYLKDGKDISDWFAFEHDFICEINSFYLGKPSEHYFETLEKSTIMILPKESILKLCEQYHDIESLARQATTRTMIGLQRRLVSLQFETALQKYNNLLVAYPDITQRVSLGHIASFLGITFETLSRIRNPRNSR; from the coding sequence ATGGAGAAAGCAGTTAGTCTTGATGAAGCTTTAGACTTGATCAGCGAAAAATACGTAAAACTTAAGCCAGAGAGCAGAGCGGCATTAAAGGAATGTGCAAAGATTGAGGTATTGGAGAGAAATACCACACTCGTTAGCGCAAATCAGTATTCAAAAACGCTGATGTTTATGGTGACCGGGGCTTTGAGGGCTTACTATTTGAAAGACGGAAAAGACATCAGTGACTGGTTTGCTTTTGAGCATGATTTTATCTGTGAGATCAATAGCTTTTATCTCGGCAAACCCAGCGAACACTATTTTGAAACATTGGAAAAATCTACCATAATGATCCTTCCCAAGGAATCAATATTAAAACTCTGTGAGCAATACCATGACATAGAAAGCCTCGCCAGACAGGCAACGACCAGGACGATGATCGGACTTCAACGAAGATTAGTTTCCTTACAATTCGAAACTGCATTGCAAAAATACAACAACCTGCTAGTGGCTTATCCGGATATTACTCAAAGGGTCTCTTTAGGCCATATCGCCTCCTTTCTGGGAATTACATTTGAAACCTTAAGTCGGATCCGAAACCCGAGAAACAGCAGGTGA
- a CDS encoding Dyp-type peroxidase, producing the protein MNPESQHTLADTNSNTIFMVWNFKENLEVKTIFSRLCKLVINLNNSAAIRFPVSRASCVMGIGYDAWQRLGLPAPLPKELVDFVPVTGEKHTAVSSKGDLHFHIRADNQSICYDMAAEISDLLNKVAVSVEEIQGFRYWDGRSILGFVDGTENPQGQEREFFGVVGDDDPDYKGGSYLFVQKYIHDLTAWKGLSVQDQEKVIGRSKSNDIEMADEVKPANSHIALANVGDDLKIVRDNMPFGSMSKNEMGTYFIAYASKFSTVQKMLNNMFIGSPIGNYDRILDFSTPKTGSLFFVPTVDMMDEFSS; encoded by the coding sequence ATGAATCCGGAATCACAGCATACATTAGCCGATACGAATAGCAATACCATTTTCATGGTGTGGAATTTTAAAGAGAACTTAGAGGTTAAAACCATTTTTAGCAGGCTTTGTAAACTGGTGATCAATCTTAACAATTCTGCTGCGATTCGCTTTCCGGTTTCCAGAGCCAGTTGTGTAATGGGGATCGGCTATGATGCCTGGCAACGGCTTGGACTCCCTGCCCCACTCCCTAAAGAGTTGGTGGATTTTGTTCCGGTTACCGGCGAAAAACATACTGCAGTTTCTTCCAAAGGAGACCTGCATTTTCACATCAGAGCGGATAACCAGAGCATATGTTATGACATGGCAGCTGAAATATCGGATCTCCTGAATAAGGTAGCGGTCAGCGTAGAAGAAATCCAGGGTTTCAGATATTGGGACGGCCGTTCCATTTTAGGTTTCGTTGATGGTACCGAAAATCCACAGGGACAGGAGCGGGAATTCTTTGGTGTTGTTGGAGATGATGATCCTGATTATAAAGGGGGGAGTTATCTTTTTGTTCAAAAATATATTCATGACCTAACCGCCTGGAAAGGATTGTCTGTTCAGGATCAGGAAAAAGTAATTGGCAGATCCAAATCGAATGATATCGAAATGGCAGATGAGGTAAAGCCTGCCAATTCCCATATCGCCTTAGCTAATGTGGGCGACGACCTTAAAATTGTCCGCGATAATATGCCTTTTGGAAGTATGTCTAAGAATGAAATGGGGACTTACTTCATTGCTTATGCAAGCAAATTCAGTACTGTACAAAAAATGCTGAATAATATGTTTATCGGTTCTCCTATTGGAAATTACGACAGGATACTCGATTTCAGTACGCCAAAAACAGGGAGCTTGTTTTTCGTTCCAACGGTTGACATGATGGATGAGTTCTCTTCATAG